The proteins below are encoded in one region of Pomacea canaliculata isolate SZHN2017 linkage group LG7, ASM307304v1, whole genome shotgun sequence:
- the LOC112568870 gene encoding protein C-ets-1-like isoform X2 has product MQTSQGVPPLTPGTTQKMSQVLQESFRSFDKEQQRLNISKDPAQWSPLQVRQWLAWASAELSLHGIDTAMWTIKGSQLCKLDREEFTARCPPFVGDILWEHLDMMKKEVVQARSLLCYSEPMCVPELGDYQQGYPSPEPTLPPTPNGQGYIEGPYHIPEPMQSMSDSGVDAIVGGNSGGGASGGGGGGGGGSGGTSSCGAGGFSEDNSEYQSLEHSCYYETGHPEFYPLHEPKYHPPVQQTPKNMCLGQYVGDSSNQDSYYDTPHSYQTVPNIKSELPWSPHDYGTDLGEPWPAGDIPGALAVPGGFRAMQSASPDGSSGEHGGKPMIQAATLAGYSGSGPIQLWQFLLEQLTDKSCQHFISWTGDGWEFKLSDPDEVARRWGIRKNKPKMNYEKLSRGLRYYYDKNIIHKTAGKRYVYRFVCDLNSLLGFTPEELFKACDVKPQKDKEED; this is encoded by the exons ATGCAGACGTCACAAGGCGTGCCCCCGCTTACCCCCGGCACTACCCAGAAGATGTCGCAGGTCCTGCAGGAGAGCTTCCGGTCCTTCGACAAGGAGCAGCAGCGACTGAACATTTCCAAAG ATCCGGCTCAGTGGAGTCCCCTACAGGTGCGCCAGTGGTTGGCGTGGGCATCGGCGGAACTTAGCCTGCATGGCATCGACACGGCCATGTGGACCATCAAGGGCAGCCAGCTGTGCAAGCTGGACAGGGAGGAGTTCACTGCCCGCTGCCCTCCTTTTGTTGGGGACATCTTGTGGGAGCATCTGGACATGATGAAGAAAG AGGTGGTACAGGCGCGATCACTCTTGTGCTACAGCGAACCCATGTGTGTTCCCGAGCTGGGCGACTATCAACAGGGCTACCCAAGCCCCGAGCCCACCCTGCCCCCTACCCCCAACGGTCAGGGGTACATCGAAG GCCCTTACCACATTCCAGAACCCATGCAGTCCATGTCTGATAGTGGAGTTGACGCCATTGTCGGTGGCAACAGTGGTGGCGGAGCAAgcggtggcggcggcggtggtggtggaggcAGTGGTGGGACCAGCAGCTGTGGGGCTGGAGGCTTCAGCGAGGATAACTCCGAGTACCAGAGCTTAGAGCACAGTTGTTACTACGAGACTGGCCACCCAGAGTTCTACCCGCTACATGAACCCAAGTATCACCCACCTGTACAGCAAACCCCAAAGAATATGTGCCTTG gtCAGTATGTTGGAGACTCCAGCAATCAGGATTCTTACTATGATACACCTCACTCCTACCAGACTGTGCCTAACATAAAATCTGAGTTGCCCTGGTCCCCACACGACTATGGTACAGACTTGGGAGAGCCGTGGCCAGCTGGAGACATCCCTGGAGCACTGGCTGTGCCAGGTGGATTTCGTGCCATGCAGTCAGCCTCTCCAGATGGTAGCTCAGGGGAACATGGTGGCAAGCCAATGATCCAGGCAGCAACATTGGCAGGATATTCTG GGAGTGGCCCAATTCAGTTGTGGCAGTTCTTGCTGGAGCAGCTTACTGACAAGTCTTGCCAGCATTTCATCAGCTGGACAGGTGATGGCTGGGAGTTCAAGCTGTCTGACCCAGATGAAGTGGCACGCAGATGGGGCATCCGCAAAAACAAGCCAAAGATGAACTACGAAAAACTCTCCCGTGGGCTGCGGTACTATTACGACAAGAACATCATCCACAAAACAGCAGGCAAGCGCTACGTCTATCGCTTTGTGTGTGACCTCAACAGCCTTTTGGGTTTCACACCTGAAGAGCTCTTCAAAGCTTGCGATGTGAAGCCACAGAAGGACAAGGAAGAGGACTGA